Proteins from a genomic interval of Kribbella aluminosa:
- a CDS encoding DUF3566 domain-containing protein: protein MTNRARPNWPEGAADGSKSQRTAPGGKPSAAPGNPASNGRANGVPATNGQQRAGAPNGQQPSEYRPQARPGTPGTPGAGPAPVRPQQPAPSTPGRPEPWAPEPVPGEAASNGAAAYGEQPDAKTESFGDRMNAARQAVLDKAAAVKAAKPDKSAERAERAEAKQTRLAEKDTKSSGRPQTRKARLRMSRIDPWSVMKTAFLLAIAFGIVTWVAVFIIWSAIGAAGVFDNINSTVREVLGTPTGEPFRVENYINTGKVMGFTTLLACADVLIITALATLGSFLYNIAAALLGGLEVTLASED, encoded by the coding sequence ATGACCAACCGCGCGAGGCCGAACTGGCCTGAGGGTGCGGCCGACGGCTCCAAATCCCAGCGCACCGCGCCGGGTGGGAAGCCGTCTGCTGCCCCGGGCAATCCGGCCTCCAACGGTCGTGCCAACGGCGTCCCGGCCACCAACGGCCAGCAGCGAGCAGGTGCTCCGAACGGTCAACAGCCGTCGGAGTACCGTCCACAAGCCCGTCCGGGTACTCCGGGTACTCCGGGTGCCGGACCGGCTCCGGTCCGTCCGCAGCAGCCGGCACCGAGTACGCCGGGCCGCCCGGAGCCCTGGGCCCCCGAACCGGTGCCGGGCGAGGCAGCGTCGAACGGTGCGGCGGCGTACGGTGAGCAGCCGGATGCCAAGACCGAGTCGTTCGGTGACCGGATGAACGCGGCGCGGCAGGCCGTCCTGGACAAGGCCGCCGCGGTGAAGGCGGCGAAGCCGGACAAGTCGGCGGAGCGCGCCGAGCGGGCCGAGGCCAAACAGACCCGGCTTGCCGAGAAGGACACCAAGTCGTCGGGTCGGCCGCAGACGCGGAAGGCGCGGCTGCGGATGTCCCGGATCGACCCGTGGTCGGTGATGAAGACGGCGTTCCTGCTGGCGATCGCGTTCGGCATCGTCACCTGGGTGGCGGTCTTCATCATCTGGTCCGCGATCGGCGCGGCCGGTGTGTTCGACAACATCAACTCGACCGTCCGCGAGGTTCTCGGTACGCCGACCGGCGAGCCGTTCCGGGTGGAGAACTACATCAACACCGGCAAGGTGATGGGTTTCACCACGCTGCTCGCGTGCGCCGATGTGCTGATCATCACCGCGCTCGCGACCCTCGGATCCTTCCTCTACAACATCGCCGCCGCGCTCCTCGGCGGCCTCGAAGTCACGCTGGCGTCGGAGGACTGA
- a CDS encoding DLW-39 family protein codes for MLRKFLLVLLAGVGGYFVYKKTQQSRAEKDLWAEVADPVTPGH; via the coding sequence GTGCTGAGAAAGTTCCTGCTGGTGCTGCTGGCCGGCGTCGGTGGATACTTCGTCTACAAGAAGACCCAGCAGTCCCGCGCCGAAAAGGACCTCTGGGCCGAGGTCGCCGACCCGGTAACCCCGGGCCACTGA
- a CDS encoding DinB family protein: protein MAFTSPLERVVPGRLVGERDALAQQLDFHRATLLTKLDGLDDETLRRPMTASGLSLLGLVKHLAATEHGWFLKIYGGVAEPDLFETDEEFRVEPGETADVLVGQYVRISERCRAVVAAGELDDVVTTPWGAEVNLRAILIHLVQETARHNGHADIIRESIDGATGH, encoded by the coding sequence ATGGCTTTTACGTCGCCCTTGGAGCGGGTTGTGCCGGGTCGGTTGGTTGGGGAGCGGGATGCGTTGGCGCAGCAGCTCGACTTTCATCGGGCGACGTTGCTGACCAAGCTGGACGGGCTTGATGACGAGACGTTGCGGCGGCCGATGACGGCGTCGGGGCTCAGTTTGCTCGGGTTGGTGAAGCACCTGGCGGCGACGGAGCATGGGTGGTTTCTCAAGATCTACGGTGGGGTGGCCGAGCCGGATCTGTTCGAGACGGACGAGGAGTTTCGGGTTGAGCCCGGCGAGACGGCCGACGTACTGGTTGGGCAGTATGTGCGGATCAGTGAGCGGTGCCGGGCTGTCGTGGCTGCTGGTGAGCTTGACGATGTGGTGACCACGCCTTGGGGAGCGGAGGTCAATCTGCGGGCGATTCTGATTCACTTGGTGCAGGAGACGGCTCGGCACAACGGGCACGCGGACATCATTCGGGAGAGCATCGACGGGGCTACCGGGCATTGA
- a CDS encoding DinB family protein, whose product MSVWGVPERVEPPVDPVDELDALVGRLEFQRTTLLVKCGGLTPEQLVFRAVPPSRLSLLGLVRHLSGVEAWFHEYDGQPDHLYYWNYVHGSTTSFEELDPTRAADDLASYRASVARSRAAVAAVGLDERSPGEDYTLRWIYLHMIEEYARHNGHADLLRECIDGATGE is encoded by the coding sequence ATGTCGGTTTGGGGTGTGCCTGAGCGGGTCGAGCCGCCGGTTGATCCGGTGGACGAGTTGGATGCGCTGGTGGGGCGGCTGGAGTTTCAGCGGACCACCTTGTTGGTGAAGTGCGGTGGGCTGACGCCGGAGCAGTTGGTGTTCCGGGCGGTGCCGCCTTCGAGGCTGTCGTTGTTGGGGCTGGTCCGGCATCTGTCGGGGGTCGAGGCCTGGTTCCATGAGTACGACGGGCAGCCGGACCACCTGTACTACTGGAACTACGTGCATGGCTCAACGACCAGCTTCGAGGAGCTCGACCCCACACGAGCGGCTGACGACCTGGCGAGCTACCGGGCGAGTGTTGCCCGGTCACGGGCGGCTGTTGCGGCGGTCGGCCTGGATGAGCGCAGTCCGGGTGAGGACTACACGCTGCGGTGGATCTACCTGCACATGATCGAGGAGTACGCCCGGCACAACGGTCACGCGGATCTGCTCCGCGAGTGCATCGACGGCGCCACGGGTGAGTAA
- a CDS encoding alpha/beta hydrolase, with translation MDDSTGEFVTETFEFDGGRQVTVYVPPTAPEAVVYTGDGQLLSKWGPDLVRADVPPTLVVGVHRTDDPDEMVRIREYSPSFDEAQFAAHEKLFVDDVRRWVGTLFGVALPAERTAVFGVSASAELALAMGMRHPDIYGSVLAASPGGGYRPPEVMPSALPRAYLVAGTDEPFFRENATRWYDALRAADVDVVLTERPGNHGDPFWRAEFPLMIRWAFGS, from the coding sequence ATGGACGACAGCACCGGTGAGTTCGTCACCGAGACATTCGAGTTCGACGGCGGCCGGCAGGTCACCGTCTACGTACCTCCGACCGCGCCGGAGGCAGTCGTCTACACCGGCGACGGCCAACTGCTCTCGAAGTGGGGCCCGGACCTCGTGCGCGCCGACGTACCGCCGACGCTGGTTGTCGGCGTACACCGGACGGACGATCCGGACGAGATGGTGCGGATCCGCGAGTACTCTCCCTCGTTCGACGAGGCACAGTTCGCGGCGCACGAGAAGTTGTTCGTGGACGACGTACGCCGCTGGGTCGGCACCCTCTTCGGTGTCGCGCTGCCAGCCGAACGCACCGCGGTGTTCGGCGTCTCGGCCAGCGCGGAACTCGCCCTCGCGATGGGCATGCGGCACCCGGACATCTACGGATCGGTCCTCGCCGCATCTCCCGGCGGCGGATACCGGCCGCCTGAGGTGATGCCGTCAGCACTACCGCGCGCGTACCTCGTCGCCGGTACGGACGAGCCGTTCTTCCGCGAGAACGCGACCCGCTGGTACGACGCGCTGCGCGCCGCGGACGTGGACGTGGTCCTGACAGAACGCCCCGGGAACCACGGCGACCCGTTCTGGCGGGCCGAGTTCCCGTTGATGATCCGCTGGGCGTTCGGCAGCTAG
- a CDS encoding nucleoside triphosphate pyrophosphohydrolase family protein codes for MTDQSAFDFSGYQEAAARTGGPVATDHPIVYPTLGLVNEAGEVAGKVKKIFRDRAGVVTDADREALTLELGDVLWYLSELSTRLGIRLEDVAERNIAKLADRASRGVLGGDGDHR; via the coding sequence GTGACCGATCAGAGTGCGTTCGACTTCAGTGGTTACCAGGAGGCCGCGGCGCGGACCGGGGGTCCTGTCGCCACCGATCACCCGATTGTGTACCCGACTTTGGGTCTCGTGAACGAGGCGGGCGAAGTCGCCGGCAAGGTGAAGAAGATCTTCCGGGACCGGGCGGGCGTGGTCACCGACGCCGATCGGGAGGCGCTGACGCTGGAGTTGGGCGACGTGCTCTGGTACCTGTCGGAGTTGTCCACAAGGCTCGGGATCCGGCTCGAGGATGTTGCCGAGCGCAACATCGCGAAGCTCGCCGACCGGGCGTCTCGCGGCGTTCTCGGCGGTGACGGGGACCACCGCTGA
- a CDS encoding DinB family protein, whose product MLQETREALVGKLEGLGEYELRRPLAPTGTNLLGLVKHLAGLEHGYLGEAVGRVPAVRPSWFRDDVSTEIDMWATPDESSAYVVGVYREIAAHSDRTVADLELDSPAYVAHWADGHRETTLGVLLIRMVAETSQHTGHADILREQLDGRLGGGTTVAADEAFWNDRRTQVQAAADHFRP is encoded by the coding sequence GTGTTGCAAGAGACTCGGGAGGCGTTGGTCGGGAAGTTGGAGGGGCTGGGGGAGTACGAGCTGCGGCGGCCTTTGGCGCCGACGGGGACCAACTTGCTCGGGCTGGTGAAGCATCTGGCGGGGCTGGAGCACGGGTATCTCGGTGAGGCTGTCGGGCGGGTGCCCGCGGTGCGGCCGTCATGGTTTCGGGATGACGTGTCGACGGAGATCGACATGTGGGCGACGCCGGACGAGTCGAGTGCGTACGTCGTCGGCGTGTATCGCGAGATCGCCGCACATTCCGACCGAACCGTCGCGGACCTCGAGCTGGACAGTCCCGCGTACGTTGCGCACTGGGCGGACGGGCACCGCGAGACCACCCTCGGCGTACTGCTGATCCGGATGGTCGCCGAGACCAGCCAGCACACCGGCCACGCCGACATCCTCCGCGAGCAACTCGACGGCCGGCTCGGCGGAGGCACCACCGTCGCCGCCGACGAAGCGTTCTGGAACGACCGACGTACACAGGTTCAGGCGGCCGCCGACCACTTCAGACCGTGA
- a CDS encoding DinB family protein encodes MNDIVIANVVRPERVLAGSWIDVIASNLDYHRATFLWKCEGLTDAQLRQRSIPSSELSLLGLMRHLQGVERYWLHLRLTGTPPQFFPYRTYKTADGDEWFDESDPTPASEVYADYLTACQTSRDLLPQGTTNLDRIEPNPEYGDTDIRFILEHVIEEYARHTGHADLLRESLDGTTGE; translated from the coding sequence ATGAATGACATCGTGATCGCGAACGTCGTACGCCCGGAGCGCGTGCTGGCCGGTTCGTGGATCGACGTGATCGCGTCGAACCTCGACTATCACCGCGCGACGTTCCTGTGGAAATGCGAAGGACTCACGGATGCGCAACTGCGGCAGCGGTCGATCCCGTCGTCCGAGTTGAGCCTGCTGGGGTTGATGCGACACCTGCAGGGCGTCGAGCGGTACTGGTTGCATCTCCGGCTGACCGGTACACCGCCGCAGTTCTTCCCGTACCGGACGTACAAGACCGCCGACGGCGACGAGTGGTTCGACGAATCCGATCCGACGCCGGCGTCCGAGGTCTACGCGGATTATTTGACAGCCTGTCAAACTTCCCGCGACCTCCTCCCGCAAGGCACCACGAACCTCGACCGAATCGAGCCGAACCCGGAGTACGGCGACACCGACATCCGCTTCATCCTCGAACACGTCATCGAGGAGTACGCCCGCCACACCGGCCACGCCGACCTCCTCCGCGAGTCCCTCGACGGCACCACCGGCGAATAG
- a CDS encoding NUDIX hydrolase, whose protein sequence is MGQRVGAYAVCVDDGRVLLARYVSPFGDGSWWTLPGGGVEQNEDPFDAVTREVAEETGYESVVEEMLGVDSRVVPAAVRRRWGRGDHQNIGIFYAVRVTGGRMRPEPNGETAESVWTPIVDVLGLHRAALVDVGIALWESRPRTGHGPAVAVGGLVEH, encoded by the coding sequence ATGGGTCAGCGGGTGGGTGCTTATGCCGTGTGTGTTGACGATGGGCGGGTGCTGCTGGCGCGGTATGTGTCGCCGTTCGGGGACGGGAGTTGGTGGACGTTGCCGGGTGGGGGTGTCGAGCAGAACGAGGATCCGTTCGATGCGGTGACGCGGGAGGTGGCGGAGGAGACCGGGTACGAGTCGGTGGTCGAGGAGATGCTCGGTGTGGACTCGCGGGTGGTGCCGGCCGCGGTACGCCGGCGGTGGGGGCGGGGGGATCACCAGAACATCGGGATCTTCTACGCGGTGCGCGTCACCGGCGGGCGTATGCGGCCGGAGCCGAACGGTGAGACGGCGGAGTCGGTCTGGACGCCGATTGTCGACGTACTGGGGTTGCATCGTGCGGCGCTTGTCGACGTGGGGATCGCGCTGTGGGAGTCGCGGCCGCGGACGGGGCATGGACCGGCGGTCGCGGTCGGCGGGTTGGTCGAGCACTGA
- a CDS encoding nuclear transport factor 2 family protein — MTPLDVLELRRRHLIARDFDAFADLFAEDGVIELPFAVGGLPTRLEGREAIREFSLRTSDRPIDIIDLHTVQLHQTADPEVVILELTTEARHTTTGTPFEARCIQVFRIHNGKIKLFRDYVGAHTIPNLTN; from the coding sequence ATGACCCCGCTCGACGTACTGGAACTCCGCCGCCGGCATCTGATCGCCCGCGACTTCGATGCCTTCGCCGACCTGTTCGCGGAGGACGGCGTGATCGAACTCCCGTTCGCGGTCGGTGGCCTCCCGACCCGCCTCGAAGGCCGGGAAGCGATCCGCGAGTTCTCGCTGCGCACCAGCGATCGCCCGATCGACATCATCGACCTGCACACCGTCCAGCTCCACCAGACCGCAGACCCCGAGGTCGTCATCCTCGAACTCACCACCGAAGCCCGCCACACCACCACCGGCACCCCCTTCGAAGCCCGCTGCATCCAGGTCTTCCGCATCCACAACGGCAAGATCAAACTCTTCCGCGACTACGTAGGCGCCCACACCATCCCCAACCTGACCAATTGA
- a CDS encoding TetR/AcrR family transcriptional regulator, with translation MSEPTSRPSRAQQRIDTQERILSAAGRLFAALGYDRTTIRAVAAAAEVDAGLVMHYFGSKEQLFALATKTETPLVTGETPEEVAEQLLGILRQSLIEEPIASLAALRSMLTHPDAAAEVGNAHAERVKVSKAIPGVDGNLRAAVVSAILIGVVLGRHLVKLDELADADPDEIVELLRPAVLSLTKADRTE, from the coding sequence ATGAGTGAGCCCACGTCCCGGCCGTCGCGGGCCCAGCAGCGGATCGACACCCAGGAGCGGATCCTGTCCGCCGCGGGCCGGCTGTTCGCCGCGCTCGGGTACGACCGGACCACGATCCGCGCGGTTGCCGCCGCAGCGGAGGTCGATGCCGGGCTGGTGATGCACTACTTCGGCAGCAAGGAGCAGTTGTTCGCGCTGGCGACGAAGACCGAGACGCCGCTGGTCACCGGCGAGACTCCCGAGGAGGTCGCCGAGCAGTTGCTCGGGATTCTGCGGCAGTCGCTGATCGAGGAGCCGATCGCTTCCCTGGCCGCGCTCCGCTCCATGCTCACGCATCCCGACGCGGCCGCCGAGGTCGGCAACGCGCACGCCGAACGCGTCAAGGTCAGCAAGGCGATCCCCGGCGTGGACGGTAACCTCCGGGCCGCCGTGGTGAGCGCGATCCTGATCGGCGTGGTCCTCGGCCGGCACCTGGTCAAACTCGACGAGCTCGCCGACGCCGACCCCGACGAGATCGTCGAACTCCTCCGGCCGGCGGTCCTCTCGCTGACCAAGGCCGACCGCACGGAATAG
- a CDS encoding LLM class flavin-dependent oxidoreductase, producing MSLEFGVILPTSTPDPERPILGDVKESARYAEEVGLDSIWSTDHLVASAPLLESSVVLATAAAVTERITIGYNVMLLALRPVAWAAKQISTLQYVSNNRVVLGVGTGNPAHGAAGWQAAGVEYADRGRLTDDALAVLPDLIAGTHPDIKISPSAKVPPIFVAGSGVRAQRRAAKYADGWATIALPPEEVRANLARINELADGKQLKATVVAPQLTGDPLEQLAAYEAAGTERIILPPTGDWRHDYDHAAELRARYHQA from the coding sequence ATGAGCCTTGAGTTCGGAGTGATCCTGCCGACGTCGACGCCCGATCCGGAGCGCCCCATCCTGGGGGACGTCAAGGAGAGCGCGCGGTACGCCGAGGAGGTCGGGCTGGACTCGATCTGGTCCACGGATCACCTGGTGGCCAGTGCGCCGCTGCTGGAGAGTTCCGTCGTACTGGCGACGGCCGCAGCGGTGACGGAGCGGATCACCATCGGGTACAACGTGATGCTGCTGGCGCTGCGCCCGGTGGCCTGGGCGGCGAAGCAGATCAGCACGCTGCAGTACGTGTCGAACAACCGTGTCGTGCTCGGAGTCGGTACGGGCAACCCGGCACACGGCGCCGCCGGGTGGCAGGCCGCGGGCGTCGAGTACGCGGACCGCGGGCGCCTCACGGACGACGCGCTCGCCGTACTGCCGGACCTGATCGCCGGAACTCATCCCGACATCAAGATCTCGCCGAGCGCGAAGGTGCCGCCGATCTTCGTGGCCGGAAGCGGCGTACGGGCGCAGCGGCGAGCGGCGAAGTACGCCGACGGGTGGGCGACCATCGCGCTGCCGCCGGAGGAGGTCCGCGCGAACCTGGCGCGCATCAACGAACTTGCCGACGGCAAGCAACTGAAGGCCACCGTGGTCGCCCCACAGCTCACCGGCGATCCCCTCGAACAACTGGCGGCCTACGAGGCCGCCGGTACCGAACGCATCATCCTGCCCCCGACCGGCGACTGGCGCCACGACTACGACCACGCCGCCGAGCTCCGCGCCCGCTACCACCAGGCCTGA
- a CDS encoding FMN-binding negative transcriptional regulator — MMYVPAHFAPDEAAVQELLVRHGAADLVTMTSDGLLATMLPFVYDRERNVLLGHLARNNPHWQRPVIGDALAIMRGPDAYVSPAWYAAKREHGRVVPTWNYVTAHVYGTLTVYDDPAWVEDVVRRLSDLHEAGRAEPWSVDDAPAKYVSGQLRAIVGVEIAITRIEAKFKLSQNRSAADIDGVIDGLHAAADHRSADAVAQHRP, encoded by the coding sequence ATGATGTACGTTCCCGCGCACTTCGCGCCGGACGAGGCCGCTGTGCAGGAGTTGCTGGTGCGGCACGGTGCGGCGGATCTGGTCACGATGACATCGGACGGATTGCTGGCGACGATGCTGCCGTTCGTGTACGACCGCGAGCGGAACGTCCTGCTCGGGCACCTGGCGCGGAACAACCCGCACTGGCAGCGACCGGTGATCGGGGACGCGCTGGCGATCATGCGCGGCCCGGACGCGTACGTCTCGCCTGCCTGGTACGCCGCCAAGCGCGAGCACGGTCGCGTCGTCCCGACCTGGAACTACGTCACCGCCCACGTCTACGGAACGCTGACCGTGTACGACGACCCCGCCTGGGTCGAGGATGTCGTACGGCGGCTCTCGGATCTCCACGAGGCGGGTCGGGCTGAGCCGTGGTCGGTGGACGACGCGCCGGCGAAGTACGTCAGCGGTCAGCTCCGGGCGATCGTCGGCGTGGAGATCGCGATCACGCGGATCGAGGCCAAGTTCAAGCTCAGCCAGAACCGCTCGGCTGCCGACATCGACGGCGTGATCGACGGCCTGCACGCCGCCGCCGATCACCGCTCAGCCGACGCGGTGGCCCAGCACCGCCCCTGA
- a CDS encoding response regulator, whose translation MIRLLIADDHPIVRDGLSGMFAAEPEFEVVGQAGDGAEAIRLAEALQPDVILMDLQMPGMNGLDAISELAERGVQARVLVLTTYDTDGYVVPAIEAGATGYLLKDAPRDELLRAVRSAADGRSVLAPSVANTLMNHVRAPRAPELLSPRELEVLQLVAGGNTNREAARHLFISEATVKTHLLNIYAKLDVSDRAAAVAVAYNRGLLKPS comes from the coding sequence ATGATCCGGCTGCTGATCGCCGACGACCACCCGATCGTCCGGGACGGGCTGAGCGGGATGTTCGCGGCCGAACCCGAGTTCGAGGTGGTCGGCCAGGCGGGCGACGGCGCGGAGGCGATCCGGCTGGCCGAGGCGTTGCAGCCGGACGTGATCCTGATGGACCTGCAGATGCCCGGCATGAACGGCCTGGACGCGATCAGCGAGCTCGCCGAGCGCGGCGTACAGGCCCGGGTCCTGGTACTAACGACGTACGACACCGACGGGTACGTCGTCCCCGCGATCGAGGCAGGCGCCACCGGGTACCTGCTCAAGGACGCGCCGCGCGACGAGCTCCTCCGCGCCGTCCGGTCCGCCGCCGACGGCCGCTCGGTGCTCGCGCCGTCGGTCGCCAACACGCTGATGAACCACGTCCGCGCGCCGCGCGCCCCGGAGCTGCTCAGCCCGCGGGAGCTCGAGGTCCTGCAGCTGGTTGCCGGCGGCAACACCAATCGCGAGGCCGCCCGGCACCTGTTCATCAGCGAGGCCACGGTGAAGACGCACCTGCTGAACATCTACGCCAAACTCGACGTCTCCGACCGCGCCGCCGCCGTCGCCGTCGCCTACAACCGCGGCCTGCTCAAACCAAGCTGA
- a CDS encoding sensor histidine kinase — MSDRVWPVRLTVMPYVFLACLTAVTILIKRDQPRSLTVDLVLCALIALWTLGMFTLRPAKRTDHRWIGVFIAGFVLLLAVLVVRDPWFGFLTPASYFYTFILLPWPIELVGVGSVAVVAGYAQAYAIAKSDIFGLLGTAAVIGVNVVGMCLASWLGRRGEVLSQQRQDAVDALTETNLKLEATLAENAVLHEQLVTQARDAGVIDERQRMAREIHDTLAQGLTGIVAQLQAAETADDWRRYVTTAIGLARESLTEARRSVHALRPQPLQSATLGEAIADVVRRWSALHGVDVQLTTTGTQRVMTPEAESTLLRATQEALANVAKYAQATRVGVTLSYMEKKVALDVRDDGAGFDPEQPRPASESGGFGLVAMRQRVEALNGTLEVESEPGFGTAISATVPLTGVGA; from the coding sequence ATGAGTGATCGGGTCTGGCCGGTTCGGCTGACGGTGATGCCGTATGTGTTCCTCGCATGCCTCACCGCCGTCACCATCCTGATCAAGCGCGACCAGCCCAGGTCGCTCACCGTCGACCTGGTGCTGTGCGCGCTGATCGCGCTGTGGACGCTCGGGATGTTCACCCTCCGCCCGGCCAAGCGGACCGACCACCGCTGGATCGGCGTCTTCATCGCCGGGTTCGTCCTACTGCTGGCCGTGCTGGTGGTTCGGGATCCGTGGTTCGGCTTCCTCACCCCGGCCAGCTACTTCTACACCTTCATCCTGCTGCCGTGGCCGATCGAACTGGTCGGCGTCGGCAGCGTCGCGGTCGTCGCCGGGTACGCCCAGGCGTACGCCATCGCGAAGTCGGACATCTTCGGGCTGCTCGGCACAGCGGCCGTGATCGGGGTGAACGTGGTCGGGATGTGCCTCGCGTCCTGGCTCGGCCGGCGCGGCGAGGTGCTGAGCCAGCAGCGCCAGGACGCGGTCGACGCCCTGACCGAGACCAACCTCAAGCTCGAGGCGACGCTCGCGGAGAACGCCGTACTGCACGAGCAGTTGGTGACCCAGGCTCGCGACGCCGGGGTGATCGACGAGCGGCAGCGGATGGCCCGCGAGATCCACGACACCCTCGCGCAGGGGCTGACCGGGATCGTCGCCCAGCTCCAGGCCGCCGAGACCGCGGACGACTGGCGGCGGTACGTGACGACCGCGATCGGGCTCGCCCGCGAGAGCCTGACCGAGGCCCGGCGTTCGGTACACGCGCTGCGTCCCCAGCCGCTGCAGTCGGCGACGCTGGGCGAGGCGATCGCGGACGTAGTACGGCGGTGGTCCGCACTGCACGGTGTCGACGTACAACTGACCACTACCGGCACGCAGCGGGTGATGACACCCGAGGCGGAGTCGACCCTGCTCCGCGCGACTCAGGAGGCGTTGGCGAACGTGGCGAAATATGCACAGGCGACCCGGGTGGGTGTGACGCTGTCGTACATGGAGAAGAAGGTCGCCCTGGACGTGCGCGACGACGGTGCCGGGTTCGATCCGGAGCAGCCGCGGCCGGCGTCGGAGTCCGGCGGGTTCGGCCTGGTCGCGATGCGGCAGCGGGTCGAGGCGCTGAACGGGACGCTGGAGGTCGAGTCCGAGCCCGGTTTCGGTACGGCGATCTCGGCGACCGTGCCGTTGACCGGAGTCGGCGCATGA
- a CDS encoding VanZ family protein produces MLETYRGIPHLLDTWLVLTGMALPIALSSWRRRGDLIPRLAGFCLPAAFALVIAATLSPTPLRYGPVGMCGTRLEGIGGLTSIQAPLNVLLFVPFTGMLVLSGGRRAEAIAAGIGLSAAIEAIQSLIPSLGRTCQLHDVMTNSLGSVCGVGLAAAVQTVAHGLLTASRGRRLVTAPYVVEHTGLLVVRSRPPARHRRATLVAPRRRNAAARYHRTNTQLSG; encoded by the coding sequence GTGCTCGAGACTTATCGCGGTATCCCACACCTCTTGGACACCTGGCTCGTGCTGACCGGCATGGCGCTGCCGATCGCCCTCTCCTCATGGCGCCGTCGCGGAGACCTGATTCCCCGGCTGGCGGGGTTCTGCCTGCCGGCGGCGTTCGCGTTGGTGATCGCGGCGACGCTCAGCCCGACCCCGCTCCGCTACGGTCCGGTCGGGATGTGCGGCACCCGGCTGGAAGGCATCGGCGGTCTCACCTCGATCCAGGCGCCGCTCAACGTCCTGCTCTTCGTCCCGTTCACCGGGATGCTGGTGCTGTCCGGTGGGCGCCGCGCGGAGGCGATCGCGGCCGGGATCGGGCTGTCGGCGGCGATCGAGGCGATCCAGTCCCTGATCCCGTCGCTGGGCCGGACCTGTCAACTGCACGACGTGATGACGAACTCGCTCGGCTCCGTCTGCGGCGTCGGCCTCGCGGCGGCGGTGCAGACGGTCGCCCACGGGCTGCTGACCGCGAGCCGCGGGCGCCGGCTGGTCACGGCACCGTACGTCGTGGAGCACACCGGGTTGCTCGTCGTACGGTCCAGACCACCGGCCCGCCACCGCCGCGCGACCCTGGTGGCACCCAGGCGTCGTAACGCGGCTGCGAGATATCACAGAACGAATACACAGTTATCCGGATAG